The Iamia majanohamensis genome window below encodes:
- a CDS encoding magnesium transporter CorA family protein yields MDRTRTRAYRDGALVAEDFVLTEVSDHLAVPGAVVWIDFCAPSRAQLDEVADELGLHDLAVEDALEPQRPKLDHYQSHLFLSLPTARLVPEAGELSESGVAVFIGDRWLVTVRRDDAFALDPVVARWDRFPDLARSGVGFLLWGLVDVVVDGYFDSVQDFDDFYDRVSEGIFRDEPIEPSEQRTWFEVRRALVRFHRLVVPLREAVSSLMRREHGVAEGQMYPYYQDVYDHVLRVSEATDSLRDLVSSIVETNLSLRDYRQNQVMKKVTSWAAIIAVPTLITGYYGMNVPYPGFARTWGLLVSVVLMVVCSVGLYTSFKRRDWL; encoded by the coding sequence ATGGACCGCACCCGCACCCGTGCCTACCGCGACGGCGCGCTGGTGGCCGAGGACTTCGTCCTCACCGAGGTGTCCGACCACCTGGCGGTCCCTGGGGCGGTGGTGTGGATCGACTTCTGCGCCCCGTCCCGGGCCCAGCTCGACGAGGTGGCCGACGAGCTCGGCCTCCACGACCTGGCCGTGGAAGACGCCCTCGAGCCCCAGCGGCCCAAGCTCGACCACTACCAGTCGCACCTGTTCCTCTCGCTGCCCACCGCCCGGCTGGTGCCCGAGGCGGGCGAGCTCTCCGAGTCCGGCGTCGCCGTGTTCATCGGCGACCGCTGGCTGGTCACGGTCCGGCGCGACGACGCCTTCGCCCTCGACCCCGTGGTTGCCCGGTGGGACCGCTTCCCCGACCTGGCCCGCAGCGGCGTCGGGTTCCTGCTGTGGGGGCTGGTCGACGTGGTGGTCGACGGCTACTTCGACAGCGTCCAGGACTTCGACGACTTCTACGACCGGGTCAGCGAGGGCATCTTCCGGGACGAGCCGATCGAGCCCTCCGAGCAGCGCACCTGGTTCGAGGTGCGCCGGGCCCTGGTCCGGTTCCACCGCCTGGTCGTGCCCCTGCGGGAGGCGGTCAGCTCGCTGATGCGGCGGGAGCACGGCGTGGCCGAGGGCCAGATGTACCCCTACTACCAGGACGTCTACGACCACGTCCTCCGGGTGAGCGAGGCGACCGACTCCCTGCGCGACCTCGTCTCGTCGATCGTGGAGACCAACCTCAGCCTGCGCGACTACCGCCAGAACCAGGTGATGAAGAAGGTCACCAGCTGGGCGGCCATCATCGCCGTGCCCACCCTGATCACCGGCTACTACGGCATGAACGTCCCCTACCCGGGCTTCGCCCGCACCTGGGGCCTGCTGGTGTCGGTCGTGCTCATGGTGGTCTGCTCCGTCGGGCTCTACACCAGCTTCAAGCGCCGCGACTGGCTGTAG
- a CDS encoding nuclear transport factor 2 family protein, which produces MSDLETTIDTYLEAYGEADPARRAELTARSWSEEGRLSDPPMEARGHADLDAMFAAVQSQFPGHTFRRTSAVDAHHGVARYGWDLVGPDGTVAVAGMDVAVPGDDGRLVRVAGFFGDLPPRAD; this is translated from the coding sequence ATGTCCGACCTGGAGACCACCATCGACACCTACCTGGAGGCCTACGGCGAGGCCGACCCGGCCCGCCGGGCCGAGCTCACCGCCCGGTCCTGGTCCGAGGAGGGCCGCCTGTCCGACCCGCCCATGGAGGCCCGCGGCCACGCCGACCTCGACGCCATGTTCGCCGCCGTCCAGAGCCAGTTCCCGGGCCACACCTTCCGGCGCACCTCCGCGGTCGACGCCCACCACGGGGTGGCGCGCTACGGCTGGGACCTGGTCGGCCCCGACGGCACCGTGGCGGTGGCGGGCATGGACGTCGCCGTCCCCGGCGACGACGGCCGCCTGGTCCGGGTGGCCGGCTTCTTCGGCGACCTGCCCCCGCGCGCCGACTGA